A part of Oceaniferula flava genomic DNA contains:
- a CDS encoding 5-formyltetrahydrofolate cyclo-ligase, whose protein sequence is MREKDTLRAAMRATLREIPLPEIAAASTRICQEIHRHPEIHHGAKTVTMFSARADEVNLSSLHQRLPDKQFLYPLCHRGGVLSFHHVESPAELTPGMLGILEPIPERHPAVATEAIDLFLCPGLIFGRDGSRLGHGGGFYDRALALRKPDAAVVGIGLQAQLQDSVPSSVHDVFMQKVVTENGLLDFKPH, encoded by the coding sequence ATGAGGGAAAAAGACACACTGCGCGCTGCGATGCGGGCCACCTTGAGGGAGATCCCGCTGCCCGAAATCGCCGCCGCTTCGACGCGTATCTGTCAGGAAATCCATCGCCATCCGGAAATCCACCACGGGGCCAAAACGGTGACCATGTTCAGCGCTCGGGCCGATGAGGTGAACTTATCTTCGCTGCACCAACGGCTGCCCGACAAACAATTCCTCTACCCTCTCTGCCACCGTGGCGGAGTGCTGAGCTTTCATCATGTCGAGTCCCCCGCCGAGCTGACTCCGGGGATGCTGGGCATCCTTGAACCTATTCCCGAGCGGCACCCGGCGGTGGCCACGGAAGCGATCGATCTCTTCCTCTGCCCTGGGCTGATCTTTGGTCGTGACGGGTCGCGACTCGGTCATGGAGGCGGCTTTTACGATCGGGCGCTCGCGCTGCGGAAACCCGACGCCGCAGTAGTCGGCATCGGCCTGCAAGCCCAGCTCCAGGACTCGGTTCCAAGCAGCGTGCACGATGTGTTCATGCAGAAGGTGGTGACCGAAAACGGCCTACTCGATTTCAAACCTCACTAG
- a CDS encoding HD family phosphohydrolase, producing the protein MGFIDSFKRWRLAKRGMSSGKKRRTTSGSSVVDSMENSVWMKLVIYPVFAALACLIAAYYVADDILFNGDPLQRTVLCLILCAAVILFYHIRHTVSVGNGRVTLVFGGILVHLGLLRLTCYLINNNEFWDADYLLLLPPLAFAPMIHSVLLGRHAGFFSSLSVALFGCLLMPQDDIFFFLIINLVAGSIAVALTRNVRRRGSLLRAGFYVGATTMLLAVAFGKIDLSTFSSSEGLSDELTKMGVAVFGGLLTGMVISGLLPVLETLFLITTDISWLELSDLNHKLLRRLQLEAPGTYHHSMVVASLAESAAEEIGANAAMCRVCSYFHDIGKLKKPEYFIENQGDSNPHDSLTPTMSAIIIIAHVKDGVDMAIKHKLNPKIIEVIREHHGDSLVSYFYHKARDMRQSVEQKVKEGLENKEDIPEVDAKNFRYPGPGPSSRESGIISLADCVESASRSLKKPTPQKIRNLVRDLVMARVTSGQLDDSGLTMGEIKIACDSFSATLRSMMHTRIDYPKDDETGSKGKDDSRKTSVPPREPNARQQYEDRKRATGSKERSSHVAKTQIARKAPKPSGHPITGLNG; encoded by the coding sequence ATGGGATTTATTGATTCCTTCAAGCGCTGGCGTCTTGCCAAGAGAGGTATGTCCTCAGGCAAGAAACGCCGAACCACCAGCGGTAGCTCCGTGGTGGATTCAATGGAGAATAGTGTCTGGATGAAACTGGTGATCTACCCAGTTTTTGCCGCACTAGCCTGCTTGATCGCCGCTTATTACGTCGCCGATGACATCCTCTTCAATGGGGATCCGCTGCAGCGCACGGTGCTCTGCCTGATCCTCTGTGCTGCGGTCATTCTGTTTTATCACATCCGCCACACGGTGAGTGTGGGAAATGGTCGCGTGACTTTGGTCTTTGGTGGTATTTTGGTGCATCTCGGGCTGCTGCGGTTGACCTGTTACTTGATTAACAATAACGAGTTCTGGGATGCCGATTACCTCTTACTGCTGCCGCCCTTGGCCTTTGCTCCGATGATCCACTCGGTGCTGCTGGGCCGACATGCCGGATTTTTCTCATCACTCAGCGTTGCCTTGTTCGGTTGCTTGCTGATGCCGCAGGACGACATTTTCTTTTTCCTCATTATTAACCTCGTAGCAGGTTCCATCGCTGTGGCATTGACGCGGAATGTGCGCCGCCGAGGAAGTTTGCTGCGCGCCGGGTTTTATGTCGGAGCGACCACTATGTTGCTGGCTGTGGCTTTCGGAAAGATCGATCTCTCGACCTTCAGCTCTAGCGAAGGCTTGTCCGATGAGTTGACTAAAATGGGGGTGGCCGTCTTTGGTGGCCTGCTGACCGGTATGGTCATCAGCGGTCTGCTGCCGGTCCTCGAGACCCTTTTCCTGATCACCACTGACATCAGCTGGCTGGAACTGAGCGATCTGAACCACAAGTTGCTGCGCCGTCTGCAGCTGGAGGCTCCCGGAACCTATCATCACAGCATGGTGGTGGCTTCGCTGGCTGAATCTGCCGCCGAGGAAATCGGAGCCAATGCCGCGATGTGCCGGGTCTGTTCCTATTTCCACGACATCGGAAAACTGAAGAAACCAGAGTATTTCATCGAGAACCAGGGCGATAGTAACCCGCACGACTCCCTGACTCCGACGATGAGCGCGATCATTATCATTGCCCACGTCAAGGACGGCGTGGACATGGCAATCAAGCACAAGCTCAACCCCAAGATTATCGAGGTCATTCGTGAACACCACGGCGACTCGCTAGTCAGCTATTTCTATCACAAGGCGCGCGACATGCGTCAGTCTGTGGAGCAGAAGGTGAAGGAGGGACTGGAAAACAAGGAGGATATCCCCGAGGTGGATGCCAAGAATTTCCGCTACCCTGGGCCTGGTCCCAGCAGCCGTGAAAGTGGGATCATCAGTCTGGCCGATTGTGTGGAAAGTGCTTCCCGTAGCCTGAAAAAGCCCACTCCACAGAAAATTCGTAACCTTGTCCGCGACCTCGTCATGGCCCGGGTGACCAGCGGTCAGCTCGACGACAGTGGCTTGACGATGGGCGAGATCAAGATCGCCTGCGATAGCTTCTCCGCTACCCTGCGCAGCATGATGCACACCCGGATTGATTATCCCAAGGATGATGAAACCGGCAGCAAGGGTAAGGATGACAGCCGCAAGACGTCCGTGCCGCCACGCGAGCCGAATGCACGCCAGCAATATGAAGATCGTAAACGTGCCACTGGTTCGAAAGAGCGTTCGTCTCACGTCGCGAAGACTCAGATAGCCAGAAAGGCGCCTAAACCTAGTGGCCATCCGATCACCGGCTTGAATGGCTAA
- a CDS encoding putative manganese-dependent inorganic diphosphatase codes for MPLYVIGHKNPDTDAICAAIGYADLLQKQGKTEALAARCGKVPARTAWVLEQAGMEKPLLLDDVCSSAEMICRKDVVQVNENDTFLHAYQMMLSNGVRNIPVVTSEGKLCGLLKYLDLLQLLMPANTDAASVRRMSASPVKVAATLEAESCGAALSDEEEQIVMLVGASSVETVMSRFADATERGDVGSYVVLCGDRPIVQREAISNGVRMLVVTGGFGVADDLLAMAKERGVFVLRCKQDTATAAKLIRCSRMVRHALDNNIVRLLADDSVKDLRTQLAHQQQDLFPVINPGDNSLMGVISKSDLIDPPRIRLVLVDHNEYSQAVEGVEEAEVMEVIDHHRLAGDLVSREPIRYLNEPVGSSCTLVAREYRYAGIDIPRGVVLCLIAGMVSDTLNLTSPTTTDLDREILAWLCETGGVDAAQFTRDFFASGSLLAHNTAMEAVNADRKVFEENGARVSISHVEESGLELFASRRDELDAVLDDLIAEKRYNLALLIVTDITSHHSVLLASGDDHIIDSLPFERDGDGVFQGPGVVSRKKQVFPAVCQALRVAAAHR; via the coding sequence ATGCCCCTCTACGTGATCGGGCACAAAAACCCCGATACCGATGCCATCTGCGCTGCGATTGGCTACGCTGATTTATTGCAAAAGCAGGGTAAGACCGAGGCTCTGGCTGCCCGCTGCGGCAAGGTTCCGGCGCGCACTGCTTGGGTGCTTGAGCAAGCGGGGATGGAAAAACCTCTACTGCTTGACGATGTCTGTTCTTCGGCCGAAATGATATGCCGCAAGGATGTGGTGCAGGTGAATGAGAACGACACCTTCCTTCACGCCTATCAGATGATGCTGAGCAATGGTGTTAGGAATATTCCTGTGGTTACCTCAGAGGGGAAACTCTGCGGTCTGCTCAAGTATCTCGATTTATTACAACTGCTGATGCCCGCGAACACCGATGCCGCTTCCGTGCGTCGGATGAGTGCTTCACCCGTAAAAGTGGCAGCCACTCTGGAGGCTGAATCCTGCGGCGCGGCACTGAGCGATGAGGAAGAACAGATTGTGATGCTGGTGGGCGCCTCCAGTGTCGAGACGGTGATGAGTCGGTTCGCCGATGCCACCGAGCGAGGCGATGTCGGATCCTACGTGGTGCTTTGCGGTGATCGTCCGATTGTTCAACGTGAAGCGATTTCCAACGGTGTCCGCATGCTGGTGGTGACCGGTGGATTTGGCGTGGCTGATGATCTGTTAGCGATGGCGAAGGAGCGGGGCGTTTTTGTGCTGCGTTGTAAACAAGACACCGCCACCGCGGCCAAGCTGATCCGCTGCTCGCGGATGGTGCGCCATGCGCTGGACAACAATATCGTGCGCTTGCTCGCCGACGACTCGGTGAAGGACCTGCGCACTCAGCTGGCTCACCAGCAGCAGGATCTGTTCCCTGTGATTAACCCGGGCGACAACAGCCTGATGGGCGTGATTTCCAAGTCCGACTTGATCGATCCTCCACGCATCCGTCTGGTGCTGGTGGACCACAATGAATACTCCCAGGCGGTCGAGGGCGTGGAAGAGGCCGAGGTGATGGAGGTGATCGATCACCACCGCTTGGCTGGTGACCTGGTGTCCCGCGAGCCGATCCGCTATCTCAACGAGCCGGTAGGCTCCTCATGCACCTTGGTGGCGCGTGAATACCGCTACGCCGGGATCGATATCCCAAGGGGCGTGGTGCTCTGCCTGATTGCCGGCATGGTTTCCGATACGCTCAATCTAACATCACCCACCACGACCGATCTCGATCGCGAAATCTTGGCTTGGCTGTGTGAAACAGGAGGGGTTGATGCGGCTCAGTTCACCCGCGATTTCTTCGCCTCCGGTTCGCTGCTGGCACACAACACCGCCATGGAGGCTGTCAATGCCGACCGCAAGGTGTTCGAGGAAAACGGAGCTCGCGTTAGTATTTCCCACGTTGAAGAATCGGGCCTGGAGCTGTTTGCCAGCCGTCGTGATGAACTCGATGCTGTGCTCGACGATCTCATCGCGGAAAAAAGATACAACCTCGCTCTGCTTATCGTGACTGATATCACCAGTCACCACAGTGTGCTGCTGGCGAGTGGTGACGATCACATTATCGACTCCCTACCATTCGAGCGCGACGGTGACGGCGTGTTCCAAGGGCCGGGTGTGGTCAGTCGGAAAAAGCAGGTTTTCCCCGCCGTGTGCCAGGCACTTCGTGTGGCCGCAGCTCACCGGTAA
- a CDS encoding nucleoid-associated protein produces the protein MPHTLNFRRAKLTAMALARVGNPLRSEPLKTSKELCQFSAEDNAVLTPSFLKPFKSLERRAFDHHSSLELNEVYRYAGAIFEDPDKLCDLGRKIARHLYNTSKHPNIKSGDLCVALIKDLLVDGEPLLAISLIKSESRVPFLEVTDSDGNLQLVTHQGISPDKIDKGCLIVNCDKEGGFLVYTFDKTSSGTNFWMRDFLGVKFRRDDDFMTKRYADMCVSFAKEGLPEEMGAEEKCRVANNAIGYFEERDEFDLKHFREEALKEPEIIEKFDEFRELQDEEDGAKLDETFTIDKKIARKAGNRFRSTIKLDSGVNISFSPAFKEADDSVFERGFDEGKQMKFVKVYYEEEL, from the coding sequence ATGCCACACACTCTGAATTTTAGACGCGCCAAGCTGACCGCCATGGCGCTCGCCCGCGTGGGGAACCCACTGCGCTCCGAACCGCTGAAGACCTCGAAGGAACTTTGCCAATTTTCCGCAGAAGACAATGCGGTGCTGACTCCCTCGTTCCTGAAACCGTTCAAAAGCCTCGAACGCCGCGCCTTCGACCACCATTCCTCGCTGGAACTCAACGAGGTGTATCGCTATGCGGGGGCAATCTTCGAAGATCCCGACAAGCTCTGCGACCTCGGCAGAAAGATTGCCCGGCACCTCTACAACACCTCCAAGCACCCGAATATTAAGTCCGGCGATCTCTGCGTGGCCTTGATCAAGGACTTGCTGGTCGATGGCGAACCTCTCCTGGCGATCAGCCTGATCAAGTCGGAGAGCCGGGTGCCATTCCTGGAAGTCACCGATTCCGATGGCAACCTCCAGTTGGTCACCCACCAGGGGATTTCTCCGGATAAAATCGACAAAGGCTGCCTGATTGTGAATTGCGATAAGGAGGGCGGTTTCCTAGTGTATACCTTTGATAAGACCTCCTCGGGCACGAACTTTTGGATGCGCGACTTCCTCGGCGTGAAATTCCGCCGCGACGATGACTTCATGACCAAGCGCTACGCCGACATGTGTGTCTCCTTCGCCAAGGAGGGACTGCCCGAAGAAATGGGGGCGGAGGAAAAATGCCGGGTGGCCAATAATGCCATCGGATACTTCGAAGAACGCGATGAGTTCGACCTCAAGCACTTCCGCGAAGAGGCATTGAAAGAGCCCGAGATCATTGAGAAATTCGATGAGTTCCGTGAGCTCCAAGACGAAGAAGACGGCGCCAAATTGGACGAAACCTTCACCATCGATAAAAAAATCGCCCGCAAAGCCGGCAACCGCTTCCGCAGCACCATCAAGCTGGATAGTGGCGTGAATATCAGCTTTTCACCTGCCTTCAAGGAGGCCGATGACTCCGTCTTCGAACGCGGCTTCGACGAGGGGAAGCAGATGAAGTTCGTCAAAGTCTACTACGAGGAAGAGCTTTAA
- a CDS encoding S1C family serine protease: MNESTVRHRYNNAKMMSFTSTHTHSFSVDFSLFLRKMVGLLAALSCFAVAPVAQAKLFPFNEAKAPATKEDLMAIQNALMESSNHVRKATVSISLGQGFGSGVIISPDGLILTAAHVSGGVDKELTVIMNDGTKHKAVSMGLNSTTDAAMIRIVDEGKYPYVEVNKENDYKLGHWVFALGHSGGFDQERGPVLRLGRIVKDSETTLHTDCKVIGGDSGGPLFDMSGKLIGIHSRVSETLVENMHVPMREYIRHWDSMKSNEFIGDGPFAKRPVKGSGFIGLGTSDSEEGLLVGKVGKDTPAEEAGVQAGDILLSLNGKELADKAAFKAILKEMAEGDKVELKISRRGEPLTIEFKLGKR, translated from the coding sequence TTGAACGAATCCACCGTCCGCCATCGTTATAACAATGCAAAGATGATGAGTTTTACCTCCACACACACCCACTCGTTTTCAGTCGATTTTAGTCTATTTCTTCGGAAAATGGTCGGCCTGCTCGCAGCCCTCAGCTGTTTCGCGGTAGCTCCCGTGGCGCAGGCCAAGCTGTTTCCTTTTAATGAGGCCAAGGCGCCTGCGACCAAGGAAGACCTGATGGCAATTCAGAATGCCTTGATGGAAAGCAGTAACCATGTCCGCAAGGCCACGGTGAGCATCTCTCTCGGTCAGGGCTTCGGCAGCGGAGTCATTATTTCTCCAGACGGATTGATCCTGACCGCGGCGCACGTCAGCGGCGGTGTGGACAAGGAGCTTACTGTGATCATGAACGATGGCACCAAGCATAAGGCGGTGTCGATGGGGCTGAACTCCACCACGGATGCAGCCATGATACGCATCGTCGATGAGGGAAAATACCCTTATGTGGAGGTGAACAAGGAAAACGATTACAAGCTCGGCCACTGGGTGTTTGCTCTCGGCCACTCCGGCGGATTTGATCAGGAGCGCGGACCGGTGCTGCGCCTTGGCCGGATTGTCAAAGACTCGGAAACCACCTTGCATACCGACTGCAAAGTGATCGGTGGCGATTCCGGCGGTCCGCTTTTTGACATGTCTGGGAAATTGATCGGGATCCACAGTCGGGTCTCGGAAACTTTGGTGGAAAACATGCACGTGCCGATGCGCGAATACATTCGCCACTGGGACAGCATGAAGAGCAATGAATTCATCGGCGACGGCCCCTTCGCCAAACGTCCGGTCAAGGGCTCCGGCTTCATCGGTCTGGGCACCAGCGATTCAGAAGAGGGATTGCTGGTCGGCAAAGTCGGCAAAGACACCCCCGCGGAAGAGGCCGGTGTGCAGGCAGGGGATATTCTTTTGTCCCTCAATGGCAAAGAGCTTGCTGATAAGGCTGCGTTCAAAGCCATCCTCAAAGAAATGGCAGAAGGAGACAAGGTGGAGTTGAAAATCTCCCGCCGTGGTGAACCTCTAACCATCGAGTTTAAACTGGGTAAACGTTAA
- the proB gene encoding glutamate 5-kinase: MLDNIVVIKIGTGVLTREQDGTLDEASLVRLVTSVSELVADGVPVVMVSSGAVGAGVSALQLDGYPDDTASRQACAAVGQTRLMHAYETLFQKFQINVAQILLTSEDLDSDQRSGLVMNTLHRLLKGGNIVPIINENDSVAVEELRVGDNDMMSARVAKRLQARLLVMLSTVDGLQRADGSTVDMVTDLNEVASHVRADHGKFSIGGMASKLLAVGTAVEAGVETVIASGRKPSALAKIVAGGQAGTRFPVK, encoded by the coding sequence ATGTTAGACAACATCGTAGTGATCAAGATCGGCACAGGCGTGCTGACACGGGAGCAGGACGGAACGCTGGACGAGGCCTCACTGGTGCGGCTGGTCACCTCCGTTTCAGAGCTCGTGGCCGATGGCGTTCCCGTGGTCATGGTATCCAGCGGAGCTGTGGGGGCGGGCGTTTCGGCGCTGCAGCTGGATGGCTACCCGGACGATACAGCTTCTCGTCAAGCCTGTGCCGCAGTTGGCCAGACCCGGCTGATGCATGCCTACGAGACCTTGTTCCAGAAATTTCAGATCAACGTCGCCCAGATTCTCCTGACCTCGGAGGATCTCGATAGTGACCAGCGCAGCGGCCTGGTGATGAATACCCTGCATCGCTTGCTTAAGGGAGGCAACATCGTGCCGATCATCAATGAGAACGATAGCGTGGCGGTGGAGGAACTGCGGGTGGGGGATAACGACATGATGTCCGCACGCGTGGCGAAACGCCTTCAGGCTCGGCTGTTAGTGATGCTCAGCACGGTGGACGGCTTGCAACGTGCGGATGGCAGCACGGTGGATATGGTGACCGATCTCAACGAGGTGGCCAGCCATGTGCGTGCTGATCACGGGAAATTCTCTATTGGCGGAATGGCTTCTAAACTTTTGGCTGTGGGCACCGCGGTAGAGGCTGGTGTGGAGACGGTGATTGCCAGTGGTCGCAAGCCTTCGGCGCTGGCCAAAATCGTCGCTGGCGGACAAGCGGGCACTCGATTTCCTGTGAAATAA
- a CDS encoding amino acid carrier protein yields MNSTNFANHRSVFLKLLYSVLLLPLTIGTAMAGTLDEGLDAALDPIANVLESIIFYSLPVAGQSLPVILLVLGGTAIFLTVYFKFINLRSVGLAIRTAKGKYTRPDAPGQITHFQALTAALSATVGLGNIAGVAVAVGLGGPGATFWMILMGLCGMTTKFCECTLGVKFRKIDDKGRVHGGAMYYLSQGLKEKGYGKLGVGLAIFFAVMCIGGAIGAGNMFQANQAASQVSTAFGVFEESKVVFGCILSVIVGMVIIGGIVSIARVTSILVPFMCGVYLIATLAILFTNIDKVGDAFAQIITGAFSPMAVGGGFVGVLIQGIKRAAFSNEAGIGSAPIAHSAVKTDKAASEGLVALLEPFTDTVVVCTMTALVLVVTGVWKVDAVVKDDTTALYAKPGIEEVVVAQAVAGDELRLLGKSEDGNYGQVWRDEGEPVWVAMESVNTIEGVAKTSRAFKTEFTWFPKVLAIAVLLFAFSTMISWSYYGEQAVIYLCGGPNPIAVLLYKLFFCAFVVVGSVASLGNVIRVSDAMLFAMVFPNMIGLYFLLPVVKKELAIFRKHVAEIEGK; encoded by the coding sequence ATGAATTCCACCAACTTCGCCAACCATCGCTCTGTATTTCTAAAGCTGCTTTATTCGGTCCTTCTTCTACCTTTAACAATAGGAACAGCTATGGCTGGGACCCTCGATGAGGGACTCGATGCTGCGTTGGACCCTATAGCGAATGTTTTAGAGTCGATCATTTTTTATTCATTGCCTGTAGCTGGTCAGTCGCTACCTGTGATCCTGTTAGTGCTTGGAGGAACTGCCATTTTTCTCACGGTCTACTTCAAGTTCATCAACCTTCGCTCGGTGGGGTTGGCCATTAGAACGGCGAAAGGTAAATACACTCGTCCAGATGCACCTGGACAAATTACTCATTTTCAAGCTCTGACAGCAGCTCTTTCTGCCACCGTGGGGTTAGGGAATATTGCGGGCGTTGCAGTAGCGGTTGGCCTTGGTGGACCAGGTGCAACATTTTGGATGATCCTGATGGGGCTTTGTGGAATGACGACGAAATTCTGTGAGTGCACACTTGGTGTCAAATTTCGGAAAATCGATGATAAGGGCCGTGTTCATGGAGGGGCGATGTACTATCTCAGCCAAGGTCTTAAGGAAAAAGGCTATGGTAAACTTGGGGTAGGTTTAGCGATCTTCTTTGCCGTGATGTGTATCGGTGGTGCCATTGGGGCAGGTAACATGTTCCAAGCGAACCAAGCCGCCTCGCAGGTGAGCACTGCATTTGGAGTGTTTGAGGAAAGCAAAGTCGTATTTGGCTGTATTCTATCTGTTATTGTCGGCATGGTCATCATTGGTGGTATTGTCTCCATTGCTAGAGTGACTTCCATCCTCGTGCCCTTCATGTGCGGGGTTTATCTGATCGCCACATTGGCTATTCTGTTCACAAATATCGATAAAGTAGGAGACGCCTTCGCACAGATTATTACAGGTGCATTCAGCCCTATGGCTGTCGGTGGTGGCTTTGTCGGTGTGTTGATTCAAGGCATTAAACGGGCTGCCTTTTCCAATGAAGCCGGTATTGGTTCTGCTCCCATTGCTCACTCAGCAGTAAAAACCGATAAGGCTGCGAGTGAAGGCTTGGTTGCCCTGTTGGAGCCATTCACGGATACCGTTGTAGTGTGTACCATGACTGCGCTGGTGCTGGTGGTAACTGGCGTATGGAAGGTCGATGCCGTGGTGAAAGATGATACCACAGCTCTCTATGCGAAGCCCGGTATTGAGGAGGTCGTCGTCGCTCAAGCTGTAGCAGGCGATGAATTGCGCTTGTTAGGTAAATCGGAAGATGGGAATTACGGGCAAGTATGGCGCGATGAGGGCGAACCAGTTTGGGTTGCTATGGAATCTGTCAATACGATCGAAGGTGTTGCTAAAACTTCGAGAGCTTTCAAAACTGAATTCACATGGTTCCCCAAAGTTCTGGCGATAGCCGTCTTGTTGTTTGCATTCTCCACCATGATTTCGTGGTCTTACTACGGAGAACAGGCTGTGATTTACCTTTGCGGCGGCCCGAATCCTATCGCGGTGTTACTGTATAAGCTCTTCTTTTGCGCTTTTGTCGTTGTTGGTTCGGTAGCTTCGCTGGGCAATGTCATCCGTGTGTCTGATGCGATGTTATTTGCGATGGTGTTCCCCAATATGATTGGGCTCTATTTCTTGCTGCCAGTAGTGAAGAAAGAACTGGCAATTTTCCGTAAACACGTGGCAGAAATCGAGGGCAAGTAA
- a CDS encoding YraN family protein, which produces MGSFFYKHFSRRLNTPCRLQKRDGVRLSRNEIGDLGERIACDHLRAAGGKVLYRNYRGPKGGEVDIVLRDDDTLAFVEVKTRTRRGYGRPLDAVDASKQELIERGANSWLHLLGHRDMPWRFDVVEIILEDGELPEVTVVRNAF; this is translated from the coding sequence ATGGGGTCATTTTTTTACAAGCATTTCAGCCGACGACTTAACACGCCGTGCCGCCTCCAGAAGCGGGACGGCGTTCGTTTATCCAGGAATGAAATCGGAGACCTGGGTGAGCGCATCGCCTGCGATCACTTGCGCGCTGCAGGAGGCAAGGTGCTCTATCGCAACTACCGGGGGCCGAAAGGCGGCGAGGTGGATATCGTGCTGCGCGATGACGACACGCTGGCTTTTGTGGAGGTGAAAACACGCACCCGCCGAGGATACGGTCGACCGCTCGATGCGGTGGATGCCTCGAAGCAGGAGTTGATCGAACGTGGGGCGAACTCCTGGCTGCACCTGCTCGGACACCGCGATATGCCGTGGCGCTTTGATGTGGTGGAGATCATTCTCGAGGACGGAGAGCTGCCGGAGGTGACGGTGGTTCGGAATGCTTTTTGA
- a CDS encoding S1C family serine protease, which produces MTRSILTSLTIILTSAAIQPLLGQNVLPGDLRINGKTVWEAFEPQRQVLQKSSAVIYTDDRARIMKIYGTIVSEDGYILTKASEIEGSSSLSLRIGSDIYREVQVVDVDPQWDVAMLKIKPTTPLIPVEISDQSDVPQGSWVISNGSTSRSNRRVKVGIVGAHSRGVAVDNGVMLGVVLGEDSDNGLEIKELSKDGGAEQAGLQKGDILKSVEGQPMLEREELLKAVQDKKAGDKLAVEVARDGEMMKFEIELKARPGGPKRPSRNDQMGGGAKALSERSSDFPRILQHDTPVSKDRIGGPLLNLDGVCVGMNIARNSRVATYAIPARELSEIIARLKK; this is translated from the coding sequence ATGACCCGTTCCATTCTTACTTCCCTCACGATCATCCTTACCTCAGCAGCCATTCAGCCGCTGCTTGGTCAAAACGTGCTTCCCGGCGATCTCCGAATCAATGGTAAGACGGTATGGGAAGCCTTTGAACCCCAGCGGCAGGTGCTGCAGAAAAGCTCCGCGGTGATTTACACCGACGATCGGGCGCGCATCATGAAGATCTACGGCACCATCGTCAGCGAAGATGGTTATATCCTGACCAAGGCGAGCGAAATCGAGGGTTCCTCATCCTTGTCGCTGCGCATCGGGAGCGATATTTACCGTGAGGTGCAGGTGGTCGATGTCGATCCTCAATGGGATGTGGCCATGCTGAAAATCAAACCTACCACGCCTTTAATTCCAGTCGAAATCAGCGATCAGAGTGATGTCCCTCAAGGGAGTTGGGTCATTTCCAACGGTTCGACCTCCCGCTCTAACCGTCGAGTGAAAGTGGGCATCGTGGGTGCCCATTCCCGCGGTGTGGCCGTTGATAATGGCGTCATGTTAGGTGTGGTCCTCGGTGAGGACTCAGATAATGGTCTTGAGATCAAAGAACTATCCAAGGACGGAGGAGCGGAACAAGCGGGTTTGCAAAAAGGGGATATCCTGAAGTCTGTGGAAGGTCAGCCGATGCTGGAGCGCGAAGAACTGCTGAAGGCGGTGCAGGATAAAAAAGCCGGCGACAAGTTAGCCGTCGAGGTGGCCCGCGACGGTGAGATGATGAAGTTTGAGATTGAGCTCAAAGCTCGTCCCGGCGGCCCCAAACGACCTTCCCGCAACGATCAGATGGGCGGTGGCGCCAAGGCTCTCTCCGAGCGGAGCTCCGATTTTCCGCGCATTCTGCAGCACGATACCCCGGTCAGCAAGGACCGCATCGGCGGCCCGCTGCTGAACCTGGACGGCGTGTGTGTGGGGATGAATATCGCCCGCAACAGCCGCGTCGCCACCTATGCCATCCCCGCGCGCGAACTGAGTGAAATCATTGCTCGCTTGAAAAAATAG
- the ybeY gene encoding rRNA maturation RNase YbeY, which yields MANTTDSEMPPLPEISIYNHQEVVPLGRELLELFQSAAELALPLVIEVAAEAGSALVHLEEVEVSIVDDETIADVHLRFMDIPGATDVITFDHGEIHISVETAISQAREYDNAYERELMLYIIHGLLHLAGHEDASEHGLAAMNRHQQEILEKVWR from the coding sequence ATGGCTAACACCACTGACTCAGAGATGCCGCCGTTACCGGAAATTTCCATCTACAATCACCAGGAGGTTGTGCCCTTGGGGCGTGAGCTGCTGGAGCTTTTTCAATCGGCCGCCGAGCTCGCTTTGCCGCTGGTCATCGAAGTCGCCGCAGAGGCTGGCTCGGCCTTGGTGCATCTCGAGGAGGTAGAGGTCAGTATTGTCGACGACGAAACGATTGCCGATGTCCACCTGCGCTTCATGGATATCCCAGGAGCCACGGATGTGATCACCTTTGATCATGGCGAAATCCACATCAGTGTGGAAACGGCAATCAGTCAGGCGCGGGAATATGATAATGCCTACGAACGTGAGCTGATGCTCTACATCATCCATGGGCTGCTTCATCTGGCTGGCCACGAGGATGCCAGCGAGCATGGATTGGCCGCGATGAATCGGCACCAGCAAGAGATCTTGGAAAAGGTCTGGCGCTAG